From the Deinococcus gobiensis I-0 genome, the window CCCACCGCGCGGTCATCGTGCGCGGGCTGCTGGGGCTGGAGGACACCATCGGCATGGCCGTCGTGGACCCGGTGCGCGACGAGCGCGGCTGGGCGCTGCGCGACGGCCCCGGCCACAGCCGCGACGGCGTGTGCGGCTTCGAATTCCTCTCGGAAGCGTACCTGCGCACCGACCCGGGCTACCAGGGCCGCTACACCGTGCCGTGCATCTGGGACACGGTGACGGAGCAGCTCGTGACGAACAACTACCCCGACATCACCCTCGATTTCGAGACGCAGTTCGTGGACTTCCACAAGCCCGGCGCGCCGGACCTCTACCCCGAGGCGCTGCGCCCCGAGATCGACGCGCTGAACGAGGTGATCTACACCGACGTGAACGACGGCGTCTACAAGGCCGGGTTCGCCGCCAGCCAGGCCCCCTACGAGGAGGCCGTCACCCGGCTTTTCGCGCGTCTGGACGCGCTGGAGGAGCACCTGGCCGACCGGCGCTATCTGGTCGGCGGGCAACTGACCGAGGCCGACATCCGGCTCTTCACGACGCTGGTGCGCTTCGACGCCGTATACGTGGGGCACTTCAAGTGCAACCTGCGGCGGCTGGTGGACTACCCGAACCTGTGGGGCTACGCGCGCGACCTGTACCAGCGGCCCGGCTTCCGCGAGACGGTCAATTTCGACCACATCAAGCGGCACTACTACATGACCCACGAGCGCCTGAACCCGAGTGGGGTCGTGCCGCTCGGGCCACTGACCGACTGGGACGCGCCGCACAGCCGCGCGGAGCTGCCGTGAGCCTCGTCTGGGAAAGCGGCCCGCTGGGCAACCCGATGTGGACGGCGCTGCACGGGCCGCAGCTCGCCTACGGCGAGGGCACACTGCACGCCGCGCGCTACCGGAGCGAGGTCGCGGCCTTCGCCGGGCTGAGGGAGGACACCCCGCAGGCCTGGGCCGACCTGACGGCCCTGACCCCGTCCGGCGAGCTGGCGATCCTGTTCGCCCCCGAGGTCATCGAGGCTCCAGCAGGCTGGACGCGCGGCTTCGTGGGCAACCCGCTGCAGATGGTGCAGGCGCGTCCCCAGACG encodes:
- a CDS encoding glutathione S-transferase family protein, with the protein product MTSQFPAETSATGAFVRQKYQFQGRFSRDGNTPFPAEAGRYRLYVSLACPWAHRAVIVRGLLGLEDTIGMAVVDPVRDERGWALRDGPGHSRDGVCGFEFLSEAYLRTDPGYQGRYTVPCIWDTVTEQLVTNNYPDITLDFETQFVDFHKPGAPDLYPEALRPEIDALNEVIYTDVNDGVYKAGFAASQAPYEEAVTRLFARLDALEEHLADRRYLVGGQLTEADIRLFTTLVRFDAVYVGHFKCNLRRLVDYPNLWGYARDLYQRPGFRETVNFDHIKRHYYMTHERLNPSGVVPLGPLTDWDAPHSRAELP